The following are encoded in a window of Flavobacterium psychrotrophum genomic DNA:
- a CDS encoding cytochrome c oxidase subunit I translates to MSAAGHDMHDHEEHGHHDAHDHHHDHKQTFIEKYIFSLDHKMIAKQYLLTGTIMGIIGIVMSLLFRMQIAWPEESFTIFKVLLGDKYAPGGVMRNDIYLALVTIHGTIMVFFVLTAGLSGTFSNLLIPLQIGARDMASGFMNMVSYWLFFLSAVIMILSLFVESGPASAGWTIYPPLSALPQAIPGSGTGMTLWLVSMAIFIASSLMGSLNYVVTVINLRTKGMSMTRLPLTIWALFITAVIGIVSFPVLLSAALLLIMDRSFGTSFFLSDIYIAGDVLHYQGGSPVLFEHLFWFLGHPEVYIVILPAMGLVSEIMTSNARKPIFGYRAMIASILAIAFLSTIVWGHHMFISGMNPFLGSVFTFTTLLIAIPSAVKAFNWITTLWRGNLQMNPAMLFSIGFVSTFITGGLTGIILGDSTLDINVHDTYFVVAHFHLVMGISALYGMFAGIYHWFPKMFGRMMNKTLGYIHFWVTAVCAYGVFFPMHFVGMAGLPRRYYTNSNFPLFDDLADVNVIITMFALIGAAFQLVFLWNFFYSIFKGKRAVQNPWRANTLEWTTPVEHIHGNWPGEIPEVYRWPYDYSKPGYEEDFVPQTVPFREGEEQLHH, encoded by the coding sequence ATGTCAGCAGCAGGACACGATATGCACGATCACGAAGAACATGGACACCACGATGCCCACGATCATCACCACGACCATAAGCAGACGTTTATAGAAAAATATATTTTTAGCCTTGATCACAAGATGATTGCCAAGCAGTACCTGCTTACAGGTACTATAATGGGTATCATTGGTATTGTGATGTCGCTATTATTCCGTATGCAGATTGCATGGCCGGAAGAATCATTTACAATATTCAAAGTACTTCTTGGAGATAAATATGCTCCGGGTGGTGTAATGAGAAATGATATTTACCTTGCCCTGGTTACCATTCACGGTACTATCATGGTATTCTTTGTACTAACAGCCGGTTTGAGTGGTACATTTAGTAACCTTCTTATTCCGTTGCAAATTGGTGCACGGGATATGGCATCCGGTTTCATGAACATGGTTTCTTACTGGTTGTTCTTCCTTTCTGCAGTTATCATGATCCTTTCTCTGTTTGTAGAGTCAGGTCCTGCATCTGCCGGATGGACGATTTATCCACCACTTAGTGCCCTGCCTCAGGCTATTCCTGGTTCAGGTACAGGTATGACGCTTTGGCTTGTTTCTATGGCTATCTTCATCGCGTCTTCACTAATGGGTTCGCTTAACTATGTTGTTACAGTTATTAACCTAAGGACAAAAGGTATGTCAATGACAAGGCTTCCACTTACAATATGGGCGCTTTTCATTACTGCTGTTATTGGTATCGTATCATTCCCGGTACTACTTTCTGCGGCATTGCTACTTATCATGGATAGGAGTTTTGGTACTTCATTCTTCCTTTCAGATATTTATATTGCAGGAGATGTACTACACTACCAGGGAGGTTCTCCGGTATTGTTTGAGCACTTATTCTGGTTCCTTGGTCACCCTGAGGTTTACATTGTAATCCTTCCTGCGATGGGCCTTGTATCTGAAATTATGACATCAAATGCGCGTAAGCCAATCTTTGGTTACCGTGCGATGATTGCCTCTATACTTGCTATTGCATTCCTTTCAACTATCGTTTGGGGTCACCACATGTTCATCTCTGGTATGAACCCGTTCCTTGGATCGGTATTTACCTTTACAACATTACTTATCGCGATTCCTTCTGCTGTAAAAGCATTCAACTGGATCACGACACTTTGGAGGGGTAACCTTCAGATGAACCCTGCAATGTTGTTCTCTATTGGTTTTGTTTCTACTTTCATCACAGGTGGTCTTACAGGTATCATCCTTGGAGATAGTACACTGGATATTAACGTTCACGATACATATTTCGTTGTTGCTCACTTCCACCTTGTAATGGGTATATCTGCCCTTTACGGTATGTTTGCAGGTATCTACCACTGGTTCCCTAAAATGTTTGGTAGGATGATGAACAAAACGCTTGGTTACATCCACTTCTGGGTAACTGCGGTATGTGCTTACGGTGTATTCTTCCCGATGCACTTTGTAGGTATGGCAGGTCTTCCAAGACGTTATTATACTAACTCTAACTTCCCGCTGTTTGATGACCTTGCAGATGTTAACGTTATCATCACAATGTTTGCTCTTATAGGTGCTGCATTCCAGTTGGTGTTCCTTTGGAACTTCTTCTACAGCATATTTAAAGGCAAACGTGCGGTTCAAAACCCATGGAGGGCTAACACCCTTGAGTGGACTACTCCTGTAGAACACATCCACGGTAACTGGCCGGGCGAAATACCTGAA